The proteins below come from a single Nitrospiraceae bacterium genomic window:
- a CDS encoding TMEM165/GDT1 family protein, protein MEYKVLFTVFLAVFLAELGDKTQLATMLFAADTEVSKLTVFIGASLALIIASGIGVLAGSAISEYISEKHLQYIAGIGFITIGFWTLIKT, encoded by the coding sequence TTGGAATACAAAGTTTTATTCACCGTTTTTTTGGCTGTTTTTCTTGCGGAGCTTGGCGATAAGACGCAATTGGCAACAATGTTGTTTGCAGCTGACACAGAAGTAAGTAAGCTCACCGTGTTCATTGGTGCTTCTTTAGCATTAATTATTGCATCAGGCATTGGTGTACTTGCAGGGAGTGCCATTTCTGAATACATAAGCGAAAAGCATCTACAGTACATTGCAGGTATTGGGTTTATAACCATTGGATTTTGGACACTCATCAAAACATAA
- a CDS encoding antibiotic biosynthesis monooxygenase — MNHDHPSSSTLGRGATAVITHRVRDGQQEGYEAWLNEIGPLCRSYPGHLDLQIIRPIPGLTATYTVIIRFDTREHLQGWMSSQDRKRLIEQVRPLLAQDDDFFIRSGLDFWFTPEGARAKVPVRWKQFLVTWSAIFPLVLVIPMVVAWGLRQLGVPHNHYLDLLLSTGSVVGVMVYLVMPHYTKLIQRWLFT, encoded by the coding sequence GTGAATCATGACCATCCCTCTTCGAGCACGTTAGGACGGGGCGCCACCGCTGTGATTACGCATCGTGTGCGGGACGGTCAACAAGAGGGCTATGAGGCCTGGTTGAACGAAATCGGCCCGCTATGCAGAAGTTACCCGGGCCACCTGGATTTGCAGATTATCCGTCCGATTCCCGGACTCACGGCAACCTATACGGTCATCATCCGGTTTGATACCAGGGAACACCTCCAGGGATGGATGAGTTCACAAGATAGGAAGCGACTCATCGAACAGGTGCGACCGCTCCTTGCTCAAGATGATGATTTTTTCATACGCAGTGGTTTGGATTTCTGGTTCACGCCCGAAGGCGCGAGGGCGAAGGTACCTGTCCGTTGGAAGCAATTTCTCGTGACATGGTCCGCCATCTTTCCGTTGGTGCTCGTCATTCCCATGGTTGTTGCATGGGGGCTGCGGCAACTGGGCGTACCTCACAATCATTATCTGGACTTGCTGCTTAGCACCGGTTCGGTGGTGGGGGTCATGGTCTATCTCGTGATGCCGCATTACACCAAGCTGATCCAACGCTGGTTGTTTACCTGA
- a CDS encoding ATP-binding protein, whose product MSDEPILTFEASSKLGKVASVDTSRVLIAVENAALLPRASVGSLVAIQGSTAQEFLIGMTERVTRQLQEQTSQPDPMAPTMLAVEVIPDDALRVILLGTYRTIEGTVHNRFKRGADSFPQIDRDCFLIEGPNLQRFMGLMGKKLDEKQRLELGHFVIDRSAVAIANGDRFFQRHAAILGSTGSGKSCAVSLILERAHARKHANIVVFDMHGEYASLADPSAQEDGKVPMPIAASFKIAGPGDLVKAPENALFLPYWLLNREEMLSMILDRSDQNAPNQASRFTLHVRELKEKTLIAEKKQDVKATFTVDSPIPYNLLDLLVKLKHDDKTKGIGANNKEVKGEWEGRLTRFLSRLEAKAEDRRYGFMFKPPGSALKYDWLAQQIAKLLAAGEGKHGIKVVDFSEVPSDVLPVVTGVFARLLYDVQFWMQPEKRTPFVFVCDEAHLYLPVREDADAIEKQALYSFERIAKEGRKYGVSLLVVSQRPSDVSRTILSQCNNFLILRLTNDQDQNVVRRLMPDSLAGVLDGLPLLDTGEALLLGDAILLPARIKLKFPAIEPLSQTRNFWQEWGEKAPDSAAIATAVETLRQQSRTSEKIP is encoded by the coding sequence ATGAGTGACGAACCCATACTGACGTTCGAGGCGTCGAGCAAACTCGGCAAGGTCGCCTCCGTGGACACGAGCCGTGTACTCATCGCGGTAGAAAACGCTGCACTCTTACCACGTGCTTCTGTCGGAAGCCTCGTCGCAATTCAGGGGTCGACTGCACAGGAGTTTCTGATTGGCATGACGGAGCGTGTGACCCGCCAACTACAGGAGCAGACATCGCAACCTGATCCTATGGCACCTACGATGCTCGCAGTGGAAGTCATACCTGACGACGCGCTCCGAGTCATCTTGCTCGGCACCTACCGCACTATTGAGGGCACCGTTCACAATCGGTTCAAGCGTGGCGCTGATTCGTTCCCGCAAATCGATCGCGATTGTTTTCTCATTGAAGGCCCGAACCTTCAGCGATTCATGGGATTAATGGGCAAGAAATTGGATGAGAAGCAACGACTCGAACTCGGACACTTCGTCATCGACCGTTCAGCTGTCGCGATTGCTAACGGCGATCGTTTCTTCCAGAGGCATGCGGCAATCCTCGGGAGTACCGGTTCGGGTAAGAGTTGCGCGGTGTCGTTGATTTTGGAGCGTGCTCACGCCAGAAAGCACGCGAATATCGTCGTGTTCGACATGCACGGAGAATACGCCTCGCTGGCAGACCCGTCCGCCCAGGAGGATGGCAAAGTGCCAATGCCTATTGCGGCCTCGTTCAAGATCGCAGGTCCCGGCGACCTCGTCAAGGCACCGGAAAACGCACTTTTCCTGCCCTACTGGCTCCTGAATCGAGAAGAGATGCTCTCGATGATATTAGACCGCAGCGACCAAAACGCACCAAATCAGGCATCCAGATTTACATTGCACGTACGAGAGTTAAAAGAAAAGACGCTCATCGCAGAGAAGAAGCAGGACGTGAAGGCAACCTTCACAGTCGATTCGCCGATTCCGTATAATTTGTTGGATCTACTTGTGAAGCTCAAACACGATGATAAGACGAAGGGTATAGGAGCAAACAATAAGGAGGTAAAGGGTGAATGGGAAGGACGGCTTACACGCTTTCTCTCTCGCCTAGAAGCAAAGGCGGAAGATCGTAGGTACGGTTTCATGTTCAAGCCACCCGGCTCTGCCCTCAAGTATGACTGGCTTGCTCAGCAAATCGCAAAGCTACTTGCTGCTGGCGAGGGCAAGCACGGCATAAAAGTAGTGGACTTCTCCGAGGTTCCATCGGACGTGCTCCCCGTCGTTACAGGTGTATTTGCACGATTGCTGTATGATGTCCAATTTTGGATGCAGCCTGAAAAACGAACACCCTTTGTATTCGTGTGCGATGAAGCTCATCTTTACTTACCGGTCCGTGAAGACGCTGATGCAATTGAAAAGCAGGCCCTCTACTCGTTCGAACGCATAGCTAAAGAAGGCCGAAAATACGGAGTATCTCTCCTTGTGGTTAGCCAGCGCCCCTCAGACGTGAGCCGAACCATTCTCAGTCAGTGTAACAATTTCCTCATCCTACGTTTGACCAACGATCAGGACCAAAATGTCGTACGTCGCCTCATGCCTGATTCGCTGGCGGGTGTCCTCGATGGTTTGCCGCTGCTCGACACCGGCGAAGCCTTGTTACTGGGCGACGCGATCCTTCTCCCGGCAAGAATCAAGTTAAAATTTCCCGCCATAGAGCCGCTGAGCCAGACCAGAAACTTCTGGCAGGAATGGGGAGAAAAGGCTCCGGACTCAGCCGCTATTGCTACAGCAGTCGAAACGCTACGGCAGCAATCGCGCACTTCAGAGAAAATTCCTTGA
- a CDS encoding efflux RND transporter permease subunit, with protein MIGRLVELSLVQRALVCTFGIFLLFGGLYAFHILDVVAYPDPSPPFVEVISQKTGWSAEEMERIITIPIETALQGIPGLTNVRSLSLFGLSELKVYFEFGTNWYAVRQEVLNRLHTVDLPDGVKPELSPWWAIAEIYRYELVGDGYSLTDLKTIQDWQVRREFKQVPGIIDVTAFGGTTKEYHVDLDPGALLTYGVTLAQIKAALANSNANVGGSYLALGPQSYNVRGVGFIDSLDDIAKVVVAVKDGTPIFIENLGKVSIGNAIRLGQVGINEVEDTLEGVILLQRDTQALPTLARVNQKVQDLNQKKLPAGVHIKTIYDRTTMINTVIETVVHILINGMVLVLIVLLFFLGHFRTALIVACTIPLALLFTFSAMVIMGQSANLISLGAIDFGIIVDAPLVMVESIFFYLCHHAKPGVTPPQLIARAARHVGRPILFSTVIIVVAFIPLFTMTGVPGKIFAPMSITYGLALAGSLLLACTLAPAMCSFLLNGPMREQEPKLVSMLRQTYLAALRWGLHHQKQVLGAVGMLLAVTVLALNFMGGEFMPALEEGNLWVRIRMPIDIRFEDASALASRMRKMFMESPEVATAVSQLGRPDDGTDPESFFNVEYYVNLKPRAEWRPGLTKEGLIEEIEGRLETIPGLKVNFSQLIQDSVEEAMSGVKSENSIKLYGHNLTELQSLAEKVEGELKNIRGVKELSINRTMGQPNLLIQVDRQACARYGIQVGDVNAMVQAAIGGEAVTEVIEGDRRFELVVRFLPQYRQDETTIGQIQVSSPEGVGIPLKQLATIVRQTGAFMIYRENHERYIPIMFSIRDRDLVSTIQEAQRHLQDRITLPEGYHLEWAGQYDQLVKEQQRLMIVVPLTMVLILFLLYLTFGSFRYAFIVLATVPFAMIGGVLSLVLTHTPFSISAAVGFISTLGIAILGGVLIVSSIRELEQNGIPLKEAILSGAELQMRPVLMATLGAALGLVPAALASGIGSEAQKPLARVVVGGMLTATFLILFVVPILYQLTSQYSKRRSRPQPDSKEQEHINQNTTHSSEHP; from the coding sequence ATGATCGGCAGACTTGTCGAGCTATCCCTCGTCCAACGTGCTCTGGTCTGTACATTCGGGATCTTCCTGCTCTTTGGAGGGCTCTATGCCTTTCATATCCTTGACGTGGTCGCCTACCCGGATCCCTCGCCGCCCTTTGTCGAAGTCATTTCTCAAAAAACTGGATGGTCCGCCGAGGAAATGGAGCGAATCATCACCATTCCCATTGAAACGGCTCTTCAGGGCATTCCCGGCCTAACCAATGTGCGTTCCCTGTCTCTTTTTGGTTTAAGCGAACTCAAGGTCTATTTTGAATTTGGCACCAATTGGTATGCCGTCCGCCAGGAAGTACTGAATCGGCTCCACACCGTTGATCTGCCCGATGGCGTCAAACCGGAACTCTCTCCCTGGTGGGCCATCGCAGAAATTTATCGATATGAATTAGTGGGAGACGGCTATTCTCTCACCGACCTCAAAACCATCCAGGACTGGCAGGTCCGACGTGAATTTAAACAGGTACCGGGCATCATTGATGTGACGGCGTTTGGAGGGACCACAAAAGAATATCACGTGGACCTGGATCCCGGCGCCCTGCTCACCTATGGAGTCACTCTTGCTCAGATCAAAGCAGCCCTCGCCAATAGCAATGCCAACGTCGGTGGTAGTTATTTGGCCTTAGGACCCCAAAGTTACAATGTCAGAGGAGTGGGATTTATCGACAGTTTGGATGACATAGCCAAGGTCGTCGTAGCGGTCAAGGACGGCACTCCCATCTTTATTGAAAATCTGGGAAAAGTATCGATTGGCAATGCGATTCGTTTGGGACAAGTCGGCATCAACGAGGTGGAGGACACACTGGAAGGGGTGATTCTTCTGCAACGGGACACCCAGGCTCTGCCCACCCTGGCACGCGTCAATCAAAAGGTCCAGGACTTAAACCAAAAAAAACTTCCCGCAGGGGTCCACATCAAAACCATTTATGATCGGACTACCATGATCAACACCGTCATTGAGACGGTCGTGCACATATTAATCAACGGCATGGTATTGGTGCTCATCGTTCTCCTCTTTTTCTTGGGGCATTTCCGCACCGCCCTGATCGTCGCCTGTACGATTCCCCTGGCTCTGCTGTTCACCTTTTCCGCCATGGTCATCATGGGACAATCCGCGAATCTCATTTCTCTGGGTGCCATTGATTTCGGGATTATCGTCGATGCCCCCCTGGTCATGGTCGAAAGCATTTTCTTTTACCTGTGCCACCATGCCAAACCCGGGGTCACCCCTCCTCAGCTCATTGCGAGGGCCGCCCGGCATGTGGGACGACCAATCTTATTTTCGACCGTGATTATCGTGGTGGCATTCATTCCCCTTTTCACCATGACGGGGGTCCCTGGAAAAATTTTTGCGCCCATGTCCATTACTTATGGTCTGGCCCTGGCTGGTTCCCTGCTGCTGGCCTGCACCCTCGCCCCGGCCATGTGTTCCTTCCTGCTCAATGGACCCATGCGCGAACAGGAACCCAAACTGGTTTCCATGCTCAGGCAAACCTATCTGGCCGCTCTTCGCTGGGGACTTCATCACCAGAAACAGGTGCTAGGCGCGGTGGGGATGCTATTGGCCGTGACCGTTTTAGCACTCAACTTCATGGGTGGAGAGTTCATGCCGGCGTTAGAGGAAGGGAACCTCTGGGTGCGGATTCGCATGCCAATCGATATCCGGTTTGAAGATGCCTCGGCCTTGGCCAGCCGCATGCGGAAAATGTTTATGGAATCCCCCGAAGTGGCCACTGCGGTCTCACAGCTCGGACGCCCGGATGATGGAACAGACCCCGAAAGTTTTTTTAATGTGGAATATTACGTCAATCTCAAACCCCGTGCTGAATGGCGCCCCGGTCTGACTAAAGAAGGTCTCATCGAAGAAATTGAGGGACGCCTTGAAACGATCCCCGGTCTCAAAGTCAACTTCTCCCAACTCATCCAGGACAGTGTGGAAGAAGCCATGTCGGGCGTAAAGAGCGAAAACTCCATTAAGCTCTATGGGCACAACCTCACAGAACTCCAATCCCTTGCGGAAAAAGTAGAAGGTGAACTCAAAAACATCCGGGGAGTGAAGGAACTCAGCATCAACCGGACCATGGGACAACCCAACCTGCTGATTCAAGTTGACCGGCAAGCCTGTGCCCGTTACGGCATACAAGTCGGCGATGTCAATGCCATGGTTCAGGCCGCCATCGGCGGGGAAGCCGTCACGGAAGTGATCGAAGGAGACCGGCGATTTGAATTGGTGGTTCGGTTTCTTCCCCAATATCGACAAGACGAAACCACGATTGGGCAGATCCAGGTCAGTTCTCCCGAAGGGGTCGGCATTCCCCTAAAACAATTGGCTACGATCGTCCGGCAAACCGGCGCCTTTATGATTTATCGAGAAAATCACGAGCGATACATCCCTATTATGTTCAGTATCCGTGACCGGGATCTGGTGAGTACGATTCAAGAAGCCCAACGACACCTCCAAGACCGGATCACACTCCCGGAAGGCTATCATCTCGAATGGGCGGGGCAATATGACCAATTGGTCAAAGAACAACAACGCCTGATGATTGTCGTACCCCTGACCATGGTCCTGATTCTCTTTTTGCTATACCTCACGTTCGGCTCATTCCGTTACGCCTTCATCGTACTCGCCACGGTTCCCTTTGCCATGATCGGAGGGGTCCTTTCTCTCGTCCTAACTCATACCCCCTTTAGCATTTCGGCCGCCGTAGGATTCATTTCCACATTGGGGATCGCCATCCTTGGCGGCGTCTTAATCGTCTCAAGTATCAGGGAGTTGGAACAAAACGGCATCCCCCTCAAGGAGGCTATCCTTTCAGGAGCGGAGCTGCAGATGCGACCGGTGCTAATGGCCACTCTGGGAGCCGCGCTGGGCTTAGTTCCTGCCGCGCTCGCAAGTGGCATCGGTTCCGAGGCTCAAAAGCCCTTGGCCCGCGTGGTTGTGGGCGGCATGTTGACCGCCACCTTCCTCATTTTATTTGTTGTTCCCATCCTGTACCAATTGACCAGTCAGTACTCTAAGAGACGGTCCCGACCTCAACCCGATTCCAAAGAACAGGAACACATCAACCAGAACACTACTCATAGCAGTGAACATCCGTAA
- a CDS encoding nuclear transport factor 2 family protein, giving the protein MKPGDLFRSWVEAFNRVDAEALAGFYTEDAVNHQVANEPVVGRAAIHRMFAEEFATASAAGRPYIQHRGGPKGFLRVLDDKIVFQRG; this is encoded by the coding sequence ATGAAGCCAGGGGACTTATTTCGATCATGGGTAGAGGCATTCAATCGTGTGGATGCGGAGGCACTGGCCGGCTTTTACACTGAAGACGCGGTGAATCATCAGGTGGCGAATGAGCCCGTTGTGGGTCGAGCGGCCATTCACAGGATGTTCGCGGAGGAGTTTGCCACAGCGAGTGCGGCAGGAAGGCCCTATATTCAGCATCGAGGGGGTCCCAAGGGTTTTCTCAGGGTGCTGGATGATAAGATTGTCTTCCAACGCGGGTAG
- a CDS encoding DEAD/DEAH box helicase, which produces MVSSSNFQTKILRRKTSPEEYRVYRAGLEWDLTDPIVIEKREDLKSEYRWHDRLEPYHHQVTNLITFCRRLPVTLLADDVGLGKTISAGLIISELISRSRLSKILIVCPKLLGPQWKEELLAKFDIPSEIAIGRNLVEADPQEIGAIITTYQSARLHLDSIPQDRFQMLVLDEAHKLRNLYGVENPPQVAQRFRKALEERRFRFVLMLTATPIQNRLWDLYSLVDLLTVARGHQNPFGSEGTFARKFIADNREQARQLKQEARDEFRSIVYGYMSRVRRGDARLYFPERVVQMHKVEPTMAELQLIKAIAKPIQSLNRLVQISILQALTSSPDALMAQLNNMERKGTVPVELVASVRAIVTRMPSSAKLHGLGGLIDRLKRENPERWRLVVFTGRLETQTTIQAFLEKHGLKVGIINGMSGPRNQETIGRFRKNPPDCHVIASTEAGSEGINLQVANVLVNYDLPWNPMIVEQRIGRVQRLASEHAKVGVFNIMLRGTFEEYIVGRLMEKLQMASHAIGDIEALLEASGISGEDENGRTGFDEKIRQLVIAALAGKDVETATLLAEESIANAKNELEREEATINSMLGGMDGAEYVGPRAPILPGVVRSMQPDDFTLAAFKSLGVRVTPQQHDLYLAEENGGREHIRFEENVDVSVRSTLYAPGTTAFLRLVARVIATGIYDVEDLDQNPAEKSEELIRRWVTTFDGAPKRVEVEEVLRCFQGKAVVRVRATVAHDSYERLLEVSCSPVEHHSEVIGKGLGPLPYTIENPVTLGININRLADAAQLDGAISEFSRFYLERRAQEMQFAGGDERKKKKLGDEFTPRLEMTLVALDGKLYRQLKMKAHYSFDTEFEYSSILSVIPHSGELVDAPEFSLCARSKRTVPKTCLRQCQITGDWVLQHFLVRSEISARLALPEHTVLCSLSGKRILTDEAEISAVSGRMVATAFLKTSSVSGKRAEPDYFGQCEFTEADALIAELATSEVSGKRYIASEQLRSAVSGKMGHKSEFVTCYDTRQPLLRSEAEQCGVTGKYVRPGILEQCAITKCRVLPMELERCAATGKRALKRLFVKSSLSEAQILEEVAVRSITGKFCAPIEAKQCLWSGLKFHPDDLRVCRLTGLPIHLEYATADSNPCLQPLFDLINGTRRTIDEPQLWNAVSTHVATTLGKGQCRVEAAIISPDRRNLAVSVEVRTLLGFRLRQAALVYSIGDNSVVGRVTQGRRTSEGWIEMKR; this is translated from the coding sequence ATGGTGTCTTCTTCCAATTTTCAAACTAAAATACTTCGCCGCAAGACCTCGCCAGAGGAGTATCGGGTATATCGGGCTGGCCTTGAATGGGACTTGACAGACCCCATAGTTATTGAGAAGCGGGAGGATCTAAAGTCTGAGTACCGGTGGCATGATCGGCTGGAGCCCTACCATCATCAAGTCACAAATCTTATCACCTTCTGCCGCCGTCTGCCGGTTACGCTGCTAGCCGATGATGTCGGTCTCGGCAAAACGATCAGCGCCGGATTAATTATCAGTGAGCTGATCTCTCGCTCGCGTCTTTCAAAAATTCTCATCGTTTGCCCCAAGCTGCTTGGTCCGCAGTGGAAGGAAGAGCTGCTTGCGAAGTTCGATATCCCGTCAGAGATTGCGATCGGAAGAAACCTGGTCGAGGCTGATCCCCAGGAAATCGGTGCTATCATAACGACCTATCAATCGGCGCGATTACATCTCGATTCAATCCCGCAGGATCGGTTCCAGATGCTAGTGCTGGATGAGGCGCACAAATTGCGAAACCTTTATGGCGTTGAAAATCCACCTCAGGTAGCTCAGCGTTTCCGAAAGGCATTGGAGGAGCGTCGATTCCGCTTTGTGCTCATGCTGACTGCGACGCCAATTCAGAACCGCCTGTGGGATCTATATTCGCTGGTTGACTTGCTGACCGTCGCTCGTGGTCACCAAAATCCTTTTGGAAGCGAGGGAACGTTTGCTCGAAAGTTCATCGCTGACAACCGAGAACAGGCACGTCAGTTGAAACAAGAAGCGCGTGACGAATTTCGTTCAATCGTCTATGGCTATATGTCGAGAGTAAGACGCGGCGATGCTAGGCTCTATTTTCCCGAACGGGTCGTGCAGATGCACAAGGTCGAACCGACGATGGCAGAGCTGCAGTTGATCAAAGCTATCGCCAAGCCAATTCAGAGTCTGAATCGTTTAGTGCAGATCTCGATACTGCAAGCTTTGACCAGTAGCCCGGATGCCTTGATGGCGCAGTTGAACAACATGGAGAGGAAGGGCACAGTTCCTGTCGAGCTTGTGGCGTCAGTTCGAGCCATCGTCACCCGAATGCCTAGCAGCGCCAAGCTTCATGGGCTCGGCGGGCTGATCGACAGATTAAAACGAGAAAATCCTGAACGCTGGAGGCTAGTCGTGTTTACAGGAAGACTGGAAACCCAGACCACCATACAGGCCTTTCTGGAAAAACATGGACTTAAGGTTGGAATCATCAACGGCATGTCCGGTCCGCGAAATCAGGAGACCATTGGGCGCTTCCGAAAGAACCCGCCTGATTGTCACGTCATCGCGTCTACCGAAGCTGGTTCCGAGGGTATCAACCTCCAAGTTGCCAATGTTCTGGTCAACTACGACCTGCCCTGGAACCCAATGATCGTCGAGCAGCGTATCGGGCGTGTACAACGGTTAGCGTCTGAACATGCAAAGGTCGGTGTTTTCAATATCATGCTGCGCGGCACCTTTGAGGAGTACATTGTAGGACGCCTGATGGAAAAGCTTCAGATGGCGTCCCACGCCATCGGCGATATTGAAGCACTGCTCGAAGCATCAGGAATCAGTGGAGAGGATGAAAATGGGAGAACCGGCTTTGATGAAAAAATACGTCAGCTCGTCATCGCGGCGCTCGCGGGAAAGGACGTGGAGACAGCAACGCTCCTGGCGGAGGAAAGTATTGCCAATGCAAAGAATGAGTTGGAGCGCGAAGAAGCGACCATCAATTCAATGCTCGGCGGAATGGATGGAGCTGAATATGTCGGACCTCGCGCCCCCATTCTGCCAGGCGTCGTGCGATCCATGCAGCCAGACGATTTTACTTTGGCGGCTTTTAAAAGTTTGGGTGTGCGCGTCACCCCGCAACAGCACGACCTATATCTAGCGGAAGAAAACGGGGGACGCGAACACATACGTTTTGAGGAAAATGTCGATGTTAGCGTAAGGAGTACGTTATATGCTCCGGGTACTACCGCCTTCCTCCGATTAGTTGCTCGGGTTATTGCGACTGGTATTTATGATGTCGAAGACCTAGACCAGAACCCCGCCGAAAAAAGCGAGGAACTAATACGCCGATGGGTAACGACATTCGATGGGGCACCTAAGAGAGTAGAGGTTGAAGAGGTGCTCCGTTGTTTCCAAGGAAAGGCGGTAGTCAGGGTACGCGCTACGGTTGCGCATGACAGCTATGAACGCCTTCTTGAGGTTTCCTGTTCACCAGTTGAGCACCATTCGGAGGTAATTGGAAAAGGGTTGGGACCCTTGCCATACACAATTGAGAATCCTGTCACTCTTGGAATAAATATTAACAGGCTGGCAGACGCTGCCCAATTGGATGGTGCTATCTCCGAATTCTCTCGCTTCTACCTGGAAAGACGGGCGCAGGAGATGCAATTTGCTGGCGGAGATGAACGAAAAAAAAAGAAATTGGGGGATGAGTTCACGCCCCGCCTTGAAATGACGCTGGTCGCGCTCGACGGAAAGCTATACCGACAGCTAAAAATGAAGGCGCACTACAGTTTTGATACTGAATTCGAGTATTCCAGCATCTTAAGTGTCATACCGCATTCGGGAGAGTTGGTGGATGCTCCAGAATTTAGTCTCTGCGCTCGATCAAAAAGAACTGTTCCTAAAACATGCCTCAGGCAATGTCAAATTACGGGGGATTGGGTGTTGCAGCACTTCCTCGTTCGATCAGAGATAAGCGCAAGGCTCGCGCTACCAGAGCATACCGTTTTATGCAGCCTGAGTGGCAAGCGCATTCTCACGGACGAGGCTGAGATATCAGCAGTGAGTGGACGTATGGTTGCAACCGCCTTCCTGAAAACTTCGTCTGTAAGCGGGAAGAGGGCAGAGCCTGATTATTTTGGTCAGTGCGAATTTACTGAGGCGGATGCTCTTATTGCCGAACTTGCCACTAGTGAGGTGTCTGGTAAGCGATATATCGCGAGTGAACAGTTGCGCTCGGCGGTCTCTGGTAAAATGGGGCACAAGTCAGAATTCGTGACCTGTTACGATACGAGACAGCCTCTCTTGCGGTCAGAGGCCGAACAATGCGGAGTAACGGGAAAATACGTCAGACCGGGGATTCTGGAACAATGCGCGATTACGAAGTGTCGCGTCCTGCCTATGGAGCTTGAGCGTTGTGCTGCAACCGGAAAGCGAGCGTTAAAAAGATTGTTCGTTAAAAGTAGCTTATCTGAAGCGCAAATTCTAGAAGAGGTTGCTGTGCGATCGATAACGGGAAAATTCTGTGCCCCAATCGAGGCTAAACAATGTCTTTGGAGCGGTCTGAAATTTCATCCAGACGATCTTCGCGTCTGTAGACTCACCGGTCTTCCGATCCACTTGGAATATGCAACGGCGGACAGCAATCCCTGCCTCCAGCCGCTTTTTGATCTGATTAATGGTACCAGAAGAACCATCGACGAGCCACAACTATGGAACGCCGTGTCGACCCATGTCGCCACGACGCTTGGAAAGGGACAGTGCCGAGTAGAGGCTGCGATTATTTCGCCGGACAGGCGGAATCTCGCAGTTTCCGTGGAAGTCCGGACTCTGCTTGGATTTCGGTTGCGACAAGCTGCTTTAGTATACTCTATCGGTGACAATTCTGTTGTTGGTCGGGTGACTCAGGGGCGACGTACTTCTGAGGGATGGATTGAGATGAAACGTTAA
- a CDS encoding SIR2 family protein — MKMDFDALLKFVQEQFTDGLVLVIGSGLSEAEEIPGMKALATYLRNEAGVLKEPEKTLWDRIMTRLDAGEGLETALLKQPPSDALEVWIAQKTCELLMPEERKVMSAVLRGERTLRLTTFLDKVLKPPTGLPILTPNYDRLIEVACEMAGFHVDTTAVGQYAGAFDHARSCMGSCRGITSRTKITVLDHFPRAIVLKPHGSFDWYQFGNDARRCSLDLDAERLIITPGLNKYRAGYNSPFDKHRELANDYIKKCTRLLVVGYGFNDDHLQTHLMKQIQDGTPTLILNRSMSPKVEKLAKESPRCICLSKPPESAGVVILTNGHQFEHLSHDLWDLGVLAKELLT, encoded by the coding sequence ATGAAGATGGATTTTGACGCACTATTGAAATTTGTCCAAGAGCAATTCACCGATGGTCTCGTATTGGTAATTGGGTCCGGCCTGTCCGAAGCTGAAGAGATTCCGGGAATGAAGGCGCTTGCAACATATCTCAGGAATGAAGCAGGCGTACTGAAAGAACCCGAAAAGACATTGTGGGACCGGATCATGACTAGGCTGGATGCCGGTGAAGGATTGGAAACGGCACTGCTCAAACAACCGCCATCCGATGCACTTGAAGTTTGGATCGCACAAAAAACCTGCGAACTGCTGATGCCGGAGGAACGCAAAGTCATGAGCGCGGTGCTTCGAGGGGAGCGCACACTTCGCCTGACAACATTCCTAGACAAAGTATTGAAACCTCCGACTGGATTGCCAATTCTGACTCCCAACTACGACCGACTGATTGAGGTTGCCTGCGAAATGGCAGGATTTCATGTGGACACCACCGCTGTCGGACAATATGCAGGCGCTTTCGACCATGCTCGAAGTTGCATGGGATCATGCCGGGGCATCACATCGCGCACTAAGATTACCGTTCTCGACCACTTTCCGCGTGCGATTGTTCTAAAACCGCATGGAAGCTTTGACTGGTACCAATTCGGCAATGACGCGCGGCGTTGCAGTTTGGATCTGGACGCGGAACGGCTCATCATCACGCCTGGCCTCAATAAGTACCGAGCGGGCTATAACTCGCCCTTCGACAAGCACCGCGAATTGGCCAACGACTACATCAAAAAATGCACTCGTCTGCTGGTGGTTGGGTATGGGTTCAATGACGATCACCTGCAAACACACCTTATGAAACAAATTCAAGATGGCACGCCCACATTGATTTTAAACCGATCGATGAGCCCGAAGGTCGAGAAGCTGGCGAAGGAATCGCCCCGCTGTATTTGCCTCTCGAAGCCGCCCGAATCGGCTGGAGTCGTAATACTAACAAACGGACACCAATTCGAGCACCTCAGTCATGATTTGTGGGATCTTGGCGTTCTGGCGAAGGAGTTATTGACATGA